The following is a genomic window from Candidatus Bathyarchaeia archaeon.
TGTGTTTCGATTTGAGAGGTTTCCGTCGTAAAAGTGGTAAATGTGGTCTCTGATGTTTGGGTTTCGCTCGGGGAAGTGAGTGTAGTTTCAGTGGTTTGGGTCCCCGTTTGAATGAATGTTGGCTGGAGTTGCGTTTCACTCGTGGTTATGGTTGTAGTGGTTGTGGATGGAGGTTGCGTAGAAAACTGAATATAGCTGGGAGTTTCAACGGAGTCCACATACAGGTCCGCCGAGGAAGCGTTTAACCGAAACGCCAAGAATCCTCCTTCAGGCACAGTGAAAGGTGAGGTTTCAATATCCCCCTTAGCGGGTTTTTCATACAAGGAGAACCTCACCATATCTGTGATGGGGATGTATTGGTATGTAAAGGGCTCGATGTAGCCGAAACTGACCGCGTAGGTTATGGATTCGTTTGCCTCGAGCCAGAGACTGAAACTCCACCACCCCGCCTCAAAGGCTTGGCCTTCAGGTTGAAAATCCGTGCACCAGAGAAAGTTGTTCGGGTGGACGATTTTGGCTGGACTGGTTGAGGCGGGGGTGTCGGGTTTTAACAGGTAACGGGTAAACGGACTGTAATCTTTACGATTCGTTAAATAATAGCGTACCTCCTCTGTGTCATTGGAGGATCCCCAAAGTATAGAGGAGAATGCCATAGCTGAAAGCAGAGTTAAGATTAAAGCTATTTCAAATAGTCTGAAGGCGCTGCTTAACCCTTTCATATGAAGCATGCCACTTAAAGTCGTCAAGGAACGATGTCCCTTTGCTTTTCGAGCTCGTTTTTCCTTACACTCATTAGGACGAGTACCAGGAGTCCTAGAAGGAGCCCGATCGGGATCGAAATCGAGGAGAGGGGTATGGGTGTTAAGTAGCTTATCTCATAGTTTTCTTCGTTAAACCTTAGATCTAACGCGTCGATTGGAGCGTGTACAAGGATTTTAAACGGGCCGGCGAACCCTGCCTCCCTGGGAAACACGGGTGTTTCGAATATGAATAGGTTTCCTTCGCGTCTCCAGCTCCAACCATCGTCTTTTAGGGGTTTAAGGTTTATTGTCTGTCTGTGGCCTTTAATCTCCACTACGTCTTGAAGGATGAGGTTTATCTTCATCGCCTTCACGTTGGGATCAACGCTAACTTTCATGGAAGGTTTAAACACGGTCCATCCGAGATAGGATTTCAGCAGTGCCGCTAAGAAATCCTTGTAGCCTTCATCCCCCAGCGATCCGTAGAGAGTGCTTTGCCCGTTGAAGTCATCTTCGGTAAAGACGAGTTCGCAGTTGGCCCCTGAACCTATAACCTTCACGTCCATCGTCCACTCAGCCAAAACTGGTCTTACATAGGTAGAAAATGTGATAGCTAGGATCAGAGTCAGCATTGCGAGAAGACATGGTAAACGAGGTTTCAACTATGTGGCCTCCCGCGGAATGACTGGATAAGCCCAGGAACGTGACACGAAGTGGAGGAGGGATTCTTTCGTTTCATTAAAAATGCTTCTGCACACTTTTCTTCCCCCGCCTTTTCACTCTAAATAATAAGCTTACCTTAAAAATTAACTTTAAAAAGCAGGGCATGGGGAGAAATGAGGAGGCTTTCACGCTCGATCCTAGACCTCGCCATTATGCGGTATGTTTTGTGTTTCGATCGTTCTTTTGGATGTTTTTAGCTTGAAAGCCGTTCTCCTAAGTTGTCACATTTTTAATATTTAATGCCTGAAGAAATCATAGGAGAGAGGGAAGCTAAAGAGTCGGTTATTAAGGCGAGAAAAACCTATCAACAATGTAGAAACCTTCTCTCATCATACATGAAAGCCACTAGGGATAAGGAACGGATGTAAAAGAAAGCTCTATAAACATAATAAGACGGCTGGGTGTAAACTGTCAACCGCATAAACTTTCCTCCACTACATGCTCTTCATCGGAGCGCTTTGGATTTGTTCAGTAAGAATTTCTCAAAATACATGTCCGCGTGATCTGCGGTTCTACTGAGATTTATTAGAGGTGATGCATTGGAATCGACTTTTAGGTCCAAAAAAGTCTACGTTTTCTTAGAGATTTCAGATGAGTGAAGGAGGCTGTTTGAATGAGAGGTTCCAGGGGACTTCCACATATTCTTTCGATGGCTGGACTTTATTTTAGCTCCGGAGATGTGATCCCTCTCACGTGCCTTACGGCGTTCAGCTTAACGGTATCTTGAGGCTTGGAATCTTTCGCAAAGCGTGAAGCAGCGGAACGCCCACTAGGAAGGAGACGGCGACTACCAATGCGTCTTCTATGTAAGAGTTAACGGCCCCCGCTACGAAAATGGAGTAAACCGCCTCGGGGGGCCAGCCGAAAAACGCGTATAACCCCATCGGAATCAGCATGAATACCCGTGTGAGGGCGTCCGTGGTTGAGCCTATGAAGGATATGAGGGGGAGGGATAGAGGGAAACGTTTAACCTTCGCATCCTCTTTAAACAAGGTTTTGCTCATCTTAGCTGTTGGGTATAGGAGGAGAAGGGCTAACAGTATGTCGAGAATAGTCCAGAGGGGAAGCCATCTTCCAAGGGGGTGAGCAAAGTAGGCCGCCAATATGGAAACGTAAATCGCCATCACAGGCTTCCACTGTCCTTTAAACAGAAAGCCGCATGCCAGAACCCCCATAGGTTCCGCTATGACTCCAAACATCCACACATCTATGGGCTTAATCGCTCTGGCTGTGACACTACCTATGAGGGCTGCAGAGAACCCGGCCCAGGGACCTAAAACAGCTCCTTCAATAGGCTCCAAGTATATGGCCCAATTCCGCCACAGACCAAAAGATATAAAATACAATATCGTATGCAACGCCGCGAACACTCCGATGAAAGCAACATTTCTCGACGAGAGCAGCCCCATGACTTCCATTTCTTTGATGGACAATTTATAAGTCTTGGCATCGATTCATGATACCGCCGAATCATTTGACATCGCCAATTAGAGAGGACAGTCTTAAAACCAACGATCAGGTTTAACTTATTGGAATTCTTACAGGGATTTGAGTTGAAACCTAATTGGAATTAAATCTAGTTAAATGGATTAATAATCTCCATCTCACTATTTTTGTTCTCATTGCGCATTGTTTGGATGCTTTTAGACGAAGGTGATTATATTTTGTGTACTTAATGTTTGTTCTCCCCGGATTTAAAGAGTTTTGAACATTTTTCATGCTTAAGACGCTTGACACCCTTATTTGCCAGCGGTCGGAGAGTCATCTTAGCGTGACCTTATCTCCAGTCGCTAAGTAAATGACCGATTCACCAATGTAAGTTGCATGATCGGCTATTCTTTCAAGATATCTTACTACAAGTACGCTGGAGATTGTACACCTAGTTGTGGTAGGAGCTTCTACAACCAATATATCTAGATATTTAAAATACAATTCGTCGATATGCTTCTCCATTTCCGAAAGTGTTTTCGCCAAGCGAACATCATGATTTTTTAGCGAGTTAACGCTTACGCTGATCATGTCCAACACTTTGCTGCTCATTTCTACAATTAAATCTTTAATCCATTCTTCACACTCTTTCACTCCATCAAGTCTTTCGCATATCTGTGCGACATCCAGAGCGTATCTTCCATATCTGGCGAAGTCGTATGTAATCTTCATGTAAGATTTTAAAATTCTAAGGTCCGACGCGACTGGCTGAAACCTTGCGATTAGTTCGAAGACTTTAGTTTCCGCCTCCTCAGCAATTGATGTCAAAATATCCGATTGATTACTCACCTCTGCGAACGTGTTTTCTCCTTTAATGTAGCCGTTTATGGACGTGGAAACTGTTTTATACGCCAATTCTCCCATATGAGATAGCATGTTTTTTAATTGATCTAAACCCGCGTCAATTAACCGATTTGGTTTTTTCATCACCCAAACTCTCCTGTTATGTATTTTTCTGTCAATTTGTGCCTTGGATTCTCGAAAATGTCTTTAGTAGCTCCATACTCTATTAACTCCCCTAGATAAAGGAACGCCGTATAATCTGAAACTCGCGCCGCTTGTTGCATGTTATGCGTGACTATCACAACCGTATAATCCTTAACGAGTGTGCGGATAAGAGTTTCTATTTTCGCGGTTGCTATTGGATCGAGAGCTGAGCATGGTTCATCCATCAACATTACTTCAGGTTCAACGGCTAGTGCTCGAGCGATGCATAGCCTTTGTTGCTGTCCCCCTGAGAGGCTTGCCCCCGACTTGTTCAAGTCATCTTTAACTTCTTCCCATAAATGTGCCATTTTTAGACTTTTCTCCACGATCTGGTCAAGTTTTTCCCTATCTCTGATGCCGTTCAGCTTTAAACCCGCGGCGACGTTATCATATATCGACATCATTGGGAAGGGGTTCGGCTTTTGAAAAACCATTCCCATCTTCCTCCTTATTCGGTTAGGATCCACATTTTCATCGTATATGTCTACCCCATTAAATAATACCTTCCCAGAAACCCTAGCCTCTGGAACTATTTCATGCATCCTATTAAGACATCGAAGTAAAGTTGTCTTCCCGCATCCTGAGGGACCTATTATCGCCGTGACCGCTTTCTCCTTAATTTTCATACAGATATTCTTTAGCACTTGCTTGGGTCCAAACCAGGCGTTAAGGCTTTCTATTTCAAATTTGTAAGGCGATATCATCATTTATACTTCTCCCTAGTGAATACTCTCACCGCTACGTTAATGCTGAGAATAAGTACTATGAGAACGAGTGAGGATCCCCAGGCGAGAGCCTTCCAACCTTCAAACGGAGATATGGCGAATATGTAAATGTTTAAGGCAAGGTTTGCCGCGGGTTTATCTAATCCGGCAAACCACCATCTCCAATACCCCATAGTGATCAACACAGGTGCTGATTCTCCCGCTATTCTTGCAAGTGAGAGTAAAGATCCTGTGGCTATGCCTTTCTTCGCACCGCTCAGTACTACGGTAACTATGGTTTTCCACTTTGGAATTCCTAACGCGATCGCAGCTTCTCTGATCGTAGCTGGGACAAGTTTTAGAGCTTCTTCGGTTGTCTTCGTCACGATAGGAATCATTATAATGGACAAAGCAAAGGCCGCCGCGATTACTGAAAAACCAACGGATAGAACCACGAGTGTGTAGCCAAATATCCCAATAACTATCGAGGGAAAACCATTTAAGACATCATTGAAGAATCTTACTGCCAGCGATAATTTATGTTCGCTGAACTCGCTGAGAAAGATACCTGACATTATTCCTATGGGGACACCTATGGCCGAGGCTAAGCCAACCGTGATCAATGTGCCTTGTATCGCATTAGCTACTCCTCCATTGGCTTCTCCTACGGTTGGTGTTGAATGGGTTAAAAAATTAATGTTAATTGATGAGATGCCCTTTAATGTTACTTCTCCCAGAATGGTGAATAATGGGATTAAGGCCGTTAACAAGGCCAGGCAAATGAGAACTCGTGTAAGTTTGTCTTTAATTTTCCTTATAATGTAGACGTCCATGTTTATTCCCTCGCTATGCCTCGCACTAGCCTAAGTGACCGCCAAACAATCAACCTAGCCAAAACGTTAATGATCAAAGTTACGAGAAACAGCACAAGTCCGACTTCGATCAACGCGCTAACGTAGAGGTCGTAAGTGGCCTCCGTGAACTCGTTAGCGATTATGGCAGCCATGGTGTACCAAGCATCGAAAAGTGAGGTTGGTAAAACCTGAAACTTGTTGCCAATTACCATAGTGATCGCCATCGTTTCCCCTACGGCCCGACCCAAACCGAGGATGATCGCCCCTATAACTCCAGATCGTGCGTAGCTCATTACAGTCAGAGAGGTCTCCCATTTTGTCGCCCCGATGGCGATCATCGCCTCCCTCTGAGCGTCCGGCACGACTGAAAACACGTCTCTTGAGACGGCGGAGATCGTTGGAATAATCATTATGGCGAGGATTATCCCGCCTGTTAGGACTCCTCCCCCGTATATGGGACCGCTGAATAACGATATGAAACCGAACATGGCTTGAAGGTAGGGATATACGTGGTTTCGTAAAAATGGAATTAACGTAAAAATGCCCCAAAGGCCATAGATGACACTTGGAACAGCGGCCAACAGTTCGACCAGGAAAGAAATAGCAAATCCAAGCCGTTTCGGCATATATTCTGAAAGGGCCAAGCCTACGCCAATACTTATTGGCACACCTATCAGGAGGGCGATAAGCGATGTAACTAAAGTACCTAGTATAAGGGGTAAAGCTCCAAAAACCTGCGATATGGCTGGATCCCATTTAGAGTTTATCAAGAATTCTAATCCGAATTTTTGTATTGAAAGCCGCGACCCCTCAATCAGCTCATAAACCATTAGACCAATTATTAAGAAAATGGTTGAGGCAAACGTAGCGGTGAGAATTTTAAAAGCATTATCGCCGGTTAAAGGTTTGTGAAAAATTCTGCGAAATTCGATAACTTTACGAGTAAAAAGGACTGTTTTAAAATGGGGGGTCATCTTACAATTAACCAAGGTATAGTGGCCGTCCGTTAAATGTCATCATCTGAATGGTCGCTTCATTATGGGTTACCATGTTCGCTGGCAGGGGGACGTACACTAGGTCCGCTGAAAAGTTTTGTCCGTCATGTATCGTCCACCATAAGAATTCCACCAGAGCCTTTGCTTTATCCTCTTCCATACCTGGAAGAACGTTCAATTCTTTGTACACTAGGAAGTACGAGAAGCTTGTTATTGGGTAAGCTCCAATAGCTCCGGAATTGGTTACAAGACTGTCAACTATTGAAACTTTCGACCAGCTTTCATCTCCTCTAGGTAGCGTTACGGCGGCGTATGATGCGGCTTTGGCGAATGATTCTAAACTTGGTTCGACGAATTCTCCGGCCGCGTTCCGAACATATCCCCAAGTTAAGTTATTTTTCTCGGCGTAGATGAATTCAACGTATCCTATGGAGTATGGGTTTTGCGATACAAGACCCGCTACTCCTTCGTTTCCCTTTCCTCCTAAACCTGTCGGCCAGTCGATTGATGTGCTCATTCCAACCGTGGTCTTCCATTCTTGGCTGAGATCTGAAAGATAGTTGGTGAATATGTAAGTTGTTCCACTTCCGTCAGATCTGTGCGTTACGACGATTTTTTGGTCGGGCAGGTTGAAGTCAGGGTTAATCGCCGTAAGTTTTGGATCGTTCCATTTTGTGATTTTACCGAGGTATATTTCCGCTAGGATTTCGCCGGTGAATTTAAGCCCTTTTGGTATACTAGGTAGATTATATATTATGGCGACGCCTCCGATAGTCATTGGTATATGGAGGGTGTTTGGCGCGTTTGAAGACTGTTGTTCAGTTAATGGTGCGTCGCTGGCCGCGAAATTTACCGTTTTCTCCGTATGTTGCTTTATTCCTCCTCCGCTTCCGATGGACTGGTAATTCACTTGAATGTTCGGCTTAATTTTATGGTATTCTGCCGTCCACTTATCAATCAGGGGGAAAGGAAAAGAGGCTCCTGCACCGTTCAATATTATTGTTTGTTGTTTGGATAGGTTCTGGTAGGCGAATACGCTGCCTATGATGAGGATGATCGCGACTATTGGAATGATGGTTTTGTAGCTCATTTTCATTTTTAGTCATCCTCGGCCTGGATGGGGACGGAAAAATCTATATATATTGTCCTAATAGAAAATATAGTATTTAATAAACTATATAGAAAGGTAAACAATTTGCCAACGCAAGAGGTAAAAAAGGAATTAAGCGAGGAGACAAGGAAGATTCAATTTACCGGCAAATCAACTTACATAATCTCGTTACCCAAAAGATGGGTGGAAAGCATGAACCTAGAGGCGGGAAGCCAACTAATCATTTCCAGACAAGATCACTCCCTTATTCTAACACCGAAAGATTTAGTAAAACCGGCAAAGCCCACAGAGGCCACCATATTAATATCTCAAAAAGATGACCCTAACTCGCTCATGCGTAAGATTATCGCGCTTTACCTTGTTGGTTATAACTTTATTAGAATTGAGTCAAAGGACGGACATATAACCTCTCTCCAGAGGAACTTCATTAGAGATCTAACGAGGAAAAAGCTCGTGGGCACTGAAATCATATCAGAATCTATGAATGATATACGGTTACAGATCCTCCTCAGTTACCCTGAACTCTCCGTTGAAAGTGCCTTAAGGAGAATGTGTCTCATAGCGATGTCGATGCATGAAGATGCTATGCTAGCGTTAAAGAAACTTGATAAAAAACTTGCTCAAGACATAATCACATTAGATGACGAAGTTGACCGTTTCAGTTTTTACATAATACGTCAACTGAAATCAGCCGTGCAAAGCGAAAAGATCCTAAAAGAAATCGGTCTCACCGATCTAAGAGACTGTTTAGGGTATCGAGTGCTCGTAAAATCTGTGGAAAGAATAGCTGATCACGCGGCCAAAGTCGCCGAAAACATCATTTTTCTAGAAGAAAAGATCAACGACTCCATTACTCAGAAGATATCTGAAATAAGTCATTTCGCAAGATCAGTATTTTCCGACTCAATAAACTCTTTTTACAAGAAAAACTACTTGTCAGCTGATAACTTAATCTCAAAAGCTAAAACAATAACCTCTATGGAAGCCGATGCCATAAAAGAAATCTCCAAAAAGGTAGAAGCCAGCAAAATCCCTTATGTAAGAATGATTATGGAAAGCATACGCAGAACTGCGGAATATGCCAGCGACATCGCAGAAGTAGTTCTAAACTTAAATGTAAATCAAATAACAGTAACATGACAAGTGGAAGATGCCATTATGTTCCTGTCAAATTTTAAATCAGTATTGCAAGTAGAGGTTTATAATTAACTTAAAAAGATATGCCAAAAGAGAAGGCTGTGCCGATTAGTTTAACTGGGATTCCGGTGCTGCTGGAGTTAAAAAGCCGATGAACATTCTCCCCCTAGACTGAACGTCCACGTAGAATACGAGATCCCATCCAGCTTAGGCTTAGATTCATCTTCCGCCATATCCAGCATCCCATGATCTCGACGATGTCCATGTTTATATATGAGTAGGCATAAATCGTCTTAAAATCCGGAGGAAAAATGTTGTGGAAATGGAGGCATTTAAAGAGACATTATTTATGGTCCTAATACACCTTACCTCTAACTCACCTACCAATTCAAGATTTATGACCCATACCTCCGAAGAGGTTCTAAACGTAGAATAATTTGAGGTGAAGTTGAAGTGACGCTTAGCATAAAGGCTAGGGCGCCGCTAGTATTCCTTCTCGTTTCAATAGTTGTATCATCGCAGATTTCAATCATTCATGGGCTAAGGGTTGAAAGCCATGTCATATGCTCGGAGCTTGATAGTTATCATAAGCCTCTAAGATTTAAAACGGACTTCAAAAAGGGAGATCCCTGGGTCATCTCGTGGGTAAAGCTGAGAAACGTCGATAAAGCTTACACATGTACATGGAAGTGGAGGGACCCAGACAAGAATCTATGGACAGAGACTTCTGAAGAAGTCGCCCCAGGCGCTGAGAGCGTGTACAGCTACTTACCTCTCGAGGACGCTATGTTCGAGAAACCAGGGTTTTGGGCAGTTCTATTTTACACGGACGACCAATACCAGTTCACAGACCACTTCACCATACTGTCTGAAGAAAAAACTACTAGAACAGCCACTACTGCCGTTACAACAGTGGAGACATCCGTAGAAACTCCGACTAATCGATACGTTCTAGACATCGTAGACATTTTCGTTTCGCCGGCGGAAGGTGAGCACATCTACCCGGGCGACACGGTCAAGATAACGTACGTCATAGAGAACTCAGGTGATGCACCGGCGAGAAACATCATCATCACGGTGGAAGCGGTTCCTAGTGGATTAGAGTTTGCTGGAGCGAATCCGCCTAAAGACATTCCCGTAGCTGGAAGAGCGGAGTTCACCTTAGAGTTTCAGGCTTTAACCCCTGGAGTCTACGAGTTAACTCGTCAAATCATCGGAGACGGAGAAATACTGGACACCGGGACAATAACCATCTCGGTGTCCCAGCCCGACGTCTACATAACGTCGGTTGACGTGAAAACAATTCCAAGTGAGGGCGTTGCGTTAAAACCAGGTGACTACTTAACCTACATTATTAGTTTAAAAAATACAGGCACCACACCAGCTAGAACAGTAGAGTTTAAACCTACAAAGATCCCTGAAGGTGTAAAGCTGGTTGAATCCACTCCCCCCACTGAGATTCAAGCCGGGGAGACCAAGGACTTCAACTTGAAGTTCCTATGTGAGAAAGCAGGCTACTACGAGATTCCGTTAACTACGGTGGTTATGGGAAAAACCTTTGACTCAGGCACCCTTGAAATATCGGTAACAAAACCGGCAACAGTCAGCTGGCCAATGATCGGGGGATTGTTAGCAGCCATCATAATCGCCGGAGCCGTCATATTCTACAAGAAGAGAGGTTTCCGAAGAGCTGGTTTGCCTGAAGCGGCTAAAAAACCACCAGAAGCCAAGAGAAAACCAATGGAAACAGTAGGCGGCTACTGCATACACTGCGGAGCCCCAGTCGCTGAGTCAGATAAATTCTGCGGGAAGTGCGGTAATCCGCCTCGATAGCTTCGCTACTTTAATGGAAATTCCTCTCGACACATTTACCGGAAGGGCAGTAAAAAAATAGTCGTTAGGGGCTTACAGGCAAAACATGAACTCCATTATAGGCGCATCAATGCTTCGTAGGGAACCTTCTCCAGCGAAACCATTCGCACAGTAATCCTCTGGATACAGCCCTATCTTTAAGCGGAAGATCTGCTTTCAAACATACTCCGAATTGGGGATTTAATGATGAAGAATAATTGATTTGACTTACGTTATGAAGAGCAGTTTAATAATTATAATTCGTCAAATTAATAATTAACGGAAATATTTGTTTTATGGGCGATGGGAGATCACATTCACCATTTCTTGCATGATTTTCGCAGTCTTTTTGATGTAAAGTCTGACTTTTCCAGTAGGCGTTCTCTCTAATCGATGTGCGTATCGTTTATAGAACCACTTTTTAACGCCTTCGGTTAACGCGAGATAGGCGGCGATCAACAATGCTAATACTAGGAAAAACATAGGAGGAGGGTCCACAAAACGGAATAGATCCCCTAATGGCGTATATGGTAGCATTAACGCGAGGCCAACGATGATCACATTGCTTAAAAGCAAGAGTCTACTTGGCTTGCTTTTGTAGAAAGGCGTTTGCCTAGTTCTTATGGCGAATATTACTAGAGTTTGTGTGCATAATGACTCCATAAACCACGCTGTTTGAAACAAAGATTCAGTTGCCTTGAAAATTATCAGCATTATGAAGAATGTTAGGAAGTCGAAGATGGAGCTTATTGGTCCCAGAGTTATCATGAATTGCTTTATGAAGGAGATGTCCCATCTTTTGGGTTTTTCAACGTAGTCTAGGTCTACGTTATCCGTTGTTATGGTGGACTGAGAGAACTCGTAAAGTAGGTTGTTTAAGAGTATTTGTATCGGGAGCATGGGGAGAAACGGTAGGAATAGGGATGCTCCAGCGACGCTGAACATGTTGCCGAAGTTTGAGCTAACGCCCATCATAATGTATTTCATAGTGTTGCCGAAAGTTTTACGACCTTCCAAAACACCATCATTCAGCACTCTCAAGCTTTTTTGCAGTAGTATGATGTCGGCTGACTCCTTAG
Proteins encoded in this region:
- the pstA gene encoding phosphate ABC transporter permease PstA, yielding MDVYIIRKIKDKLTRVLICLALLTALIPLFTILGEVTLKGISSININFLTHSTPTVGEANGGVANAIQGTLITVGLASAIGVPIGIMSGIFLSEFSEHKLSLAVRFFNDVLNGFPSIVIGIFGYTLVVLSVGFSVIAAAFALSIIMIPIVTKTTEEALKLVPATIREAAIALGIPKWKTIVTVVLSGAKKGIATGSLLSLARIAGESAPVLITMGYWRWWFAGLDKPAANLALNIYIFAISPFEGWKALAWGSSLVLIVLILSINVAVRVFTREKYK
- the pstB gene encoding phosphate ABC transporter ATP-binding protein PstB; the protein is MISPYKFEIESLNAWFGPKQVLKNICMKIKEKAVTAIIGPSGCGKTTLLRCLNRMHEIVPEARVSGKVLFNGVDIYDENVDPNRIRRKMGMVFQKPNPFPMMSIYDNVAAGLKLNGIRDREKLDQIVEKSLKMAHLWEEVKDDLNKSGASLSGGQQQRLCIARALAVEPEVMLMDEPCSALDPIATAKIETLIRTLVKDYTVVIVTHNMQQAARVSDYTAFLYLGELIEYGATKDIFENPRHKLTEKYITGEFG
- the pstC gene encoding phosphate ABC transporter permease subunit PstC, translating into MTPHFKTVLFTRKVIEFRRIFHKPLTGDNAFKILTATFASTIFLIIGLMVYELIEGSRLSIQKFGLEFLINSKWDPAISQVFGALPLILGTLVTSLIALLIGVPISIGVGLALSEYMPKRLGFAISFLVELLAAVPSVIYGLWGIFTLIPFLRNHVYPYLQAMFGFISLFSGPIYGGGVLTGGIILAIMIIPTISAVSRDVFSVVPDAQREAMIAIGATKWETSLTVMSYARSGVIGAIILGLGRAVGETMAITMVIGNKFQVLPTSLFDAWYTMAAIIANEFTEATYDLYVSALIEVGLVLFLVTLIINVLARLIVWRSLRLVRGIARE
- the pstS gene encoding phosphate ABC transporter substrate-binding protein PstS, which gives rise to MKMSYKTIIPIVAIILIIGSVFAYQNLSKQQTIILNGAGASFPFPLIDKWTAEYHKIKPNIQVNYQSIGSGGGIKQHTEKTVNFAASDAPLTEQQSSNAPNTLHIPMTIGGVAIIYNLPSIPKGLKFTGEILAEIYLGKITKWNDPKLTAINPDFNLPDQKIVVTHRSDGSGTTYIFTNYLSDLSQEWKTTVGMSTSIDWPTGLGGKGNEGVAGLVSQNPYSIGYVEFIYAEKNNLTWGYVRNAAGEFVEPSLESFAKAASYAAVTLPRGDESWSKVSIVDSLVTNSGAIGAYPITSFSYFLVYKELNVLPGMEEDKAKALVEFLWWTIHDGQNFSADLVYVPLPANMVTHNEATIQMMTFNGRPLYLG
- a CDS encoding phosphate uptake regulator PhoU, translated to MPTQEVKKELSEETRKIQFTGKSTYIISLPKRWVESMNLEAGSQLIISRQDHSLILTPKDLVKPAKPTEATILISQKDDPNSLMRKIIALYLVGYNFIRIESKDGHITSLQRNFIRDLTRKKLVGTEIISESMNDIRLQILLSYPELSVESALRRMCLIAMSMHEDAMLALKKLDKKLAQDIITLDDEVDRFSFYIIRQLKSAVQSEKILKEIGLTDLRDCLGYRVLVKSVERIADHAAKVAENIIFLEEKINDSITQKISEISHFARSVFSDSINSFYKKNYLSADNLISKAKTITSMEADAIKEISKKVEASKIPYVRMIMESIRRTAEYASDIAEVVLNLNVNQITVT
- the phoU gene encoding phosphate signaling complex protein PhoU, whose amino-acid sequence is MKKPNRLIDAGLDQLKNMLSHMGELAYKTVSTSINGYIKGENTFAEVSNQSDILTSIAEEAETKVFELIARFQPVASDLRILKSYMKITYDFARYGRYALDVAQICERLDGVKECEEWIKDLIVEMSSKVLDMISVSVNSLKNHDVRLAKTLSEMEKHIDELYFKYLDILVVEAPTTTRCTISSVLVVRYLERIADHATYIGESVIYLATGDKVTLR